One Ictalurus punctatus breed USDA103 chromosome 21, Coco_2.0, whole genome shotgun sequence genomic window carries:
- the cxxc1b gene encoding CXXC-type zinc finger protein 1b isoform X2 has product MESEISDMDQVPAVDNSSVEDEKPPLYCICRKPDINCFMIGCDNCNEWFHGHCINMTEKMAKGIREWYCQQCQEMDPSLELKYRSKKSCEREMEPERVQKRSSVPDFKLDKRRGSKVKRSARMCGECEPCRRTEDCAQCDFCKDMKKFGGPNKIRQKCRLRQCVVRARKMLRVRDEEFFLHERTENRMHRDGQYSDDYNEDEMELYSRYKDQNMPWGSDEEGPVYSPAQCKKAIKVKHVKRREKKLDKKESRRHKQKQKHKDRIRHSDRSDGRYTGDLHQCLGPSCVEVARPNSKYCSEDCGMKLATNRIYEILPQRIQQWQQSPCIAEEQGRKQLERIRREQQAARMRLAEMECRFHELEGIIAKAKQQVVQQDEEVNETESEDTDLQIFCVSCSHPINPKVAMRHMERCYAKYESQTSFGSIFPTRIEGATRLFCDVYNPQSKTYCKRLQVLCPEHSRDPKVPVDEVCGCPLVRNVFEPTGEYCRMSKRKCNRHYCWEKLRRAEVDLERVRVWYKLDELFEQERNVRTAMTNRAGLLALMLHQTIQHDPLTTDLRSSKDR; this is encoded by the exons ATG GAAAGTGAGATTTCTGATATGGACCAAGTGCCAGCAGTGGACAACAGCAGTGTGGAAGATGAGAAACCACCTCTGTACTGCATCTGCCGGAAACCAGACATCAACTGTTTCATGAT TGGCTGTGATAACTGTAACGAGTGGTTCCATGGACATTGCATAAACATGACTGAGAAAATGGCAAAGGGTATCAGAGAGTGGTATTGCCAGCAGTGTCAGG AAATGGATCCCTCTCTTGAATTAAAATACCGGTCAAAAAAatcatgtgagagagagatggaaccAGAGAGAGTTCAGAAACGATCCAGTGTGCCAGACTTCAAACTGGATAAGCGCCGTGGATCTAAA GTGAAACGTTCTGCACGCATGTGTGGTGAGTGTGAACCCTGCAGACGTACTGAAGACTGTGCACAGTGTGACTTCTGCAAGGACATGAAAAAATTTGGGGGCCCAAATAAAATCCGGCAAAAATGTCGACTGCGGCAGTGTGTAGTTCGTGCAAGG AAAATGCTGCGTGTTCGAGATGAGGAGTTTTTCTTGCATGAGAGGACAGAAAATAGGATGCACAGAGACGGACAATATTCAGATGATTATAATGAAGATGAGATGGAGCTGTACTCACGATACAAGGACCAGAATATG CCTTGGGGCAGTGATGAAGAAGGTCCAGTTTACAGCCCTGCCCAGTGCAAGAAAGCTATAAAAGTCAAGCATGTTAAGCGTCGAGAGAAGAAACTTGACAAAAAG GAGTCACGCAGGCATAAGCAAAAACAGAAGCATAAAGACCGTATCAGGCACAGTGACAGAAGTGATGGTCGTTACACCGGAGACTTGCACCAGTGCTTGGGCCCTAGCTGTGTTGAAGTGGCACGTCCTAACTCAAAATATTGCTCGGAAGACTGTGGCATGAAGCTAGCAACCAA CCGGATCTACGAGATTCTTCCACAGCGTATCCAGCAATGGCAGCAGAGTCCGTGCATCGCTGAGGAGCAGGGCAGGAAGCAACTGGAACGAATTCGTAGGGAACAGCAGGCAGCTCGCATGCGCCTTGCTGAAATGGAGTGCCGTTTTCATGAGCTGGAGGGGATCATTGCTAAAGCCAAGCAGCAAGTGGTTCAGCAGGATGAGGAG GTGAATGAAACAGAAAGCGAGGACACGGATCTCCAGATCTTTTGTGTATCTTGCAGTCACCCCATTAACCCTAAGGTGGCAATGAGACACATGGAGAGGTGTTATGCTAAG TACGAAAGCCAGACATCCTTTGGTTCTATATTCCCAACACGAATAGAAGG GGCAACAAGACTCTTCTGTGATGTGTATAATCCTCAGAGTAAAACCTACTGCAAGAGGCTTCAGGTTTTGTGTCCAGAACATTCCAGAGACCCCAAG GTGCCAGTGGATGAAGTGTGTGGATGTCCTCTAGTGCGTAATGTATTTGAGCCAACAGGAGAGTACTGCAGAATGTCTAAGCGCAAATGCAACAGACACTACTGCTGGGAGAAACTCAGACGAGCAGAAGTAGACCTAGAGCGTGTTCGAGTG TGGTACAAGTTGGATGAGCTATTTGAACAGGAGCGTAACGTAAGAACAGCGATGACTAACAGGGCAGGGCTGCTGGCCCTCATGTTGCACCAAACCATTCAGCATGATCCTCTGACCACTGATTTACGCAGCAGCAAAGACAGATAG
- the cxxc1b gene encoding CXXC-type zinc finger protein 1b isoform X1 — MESEISDMDQVPAVDNSSVEDEKPPLYCICRKPDINCFMIGCDNCNEWFHGHCINMTEKMAKGIREWYCQQCQEMDPSLELKYRSKKSCEREMEPERVQKRSSVPDFKLDKRRGSKVKRSARMCGECEPCRRTEDCAQCDFCKDMKKFGGPNKIRQKCRLRQCVVRARKMLRVRDEEFFLHERTENRMHRDGQYSDDYNEDEMELYSRYKDQNMPWGSDEEGPVYSPAQCKKAIKVKHVKRREKKLDKKKESRRHKQKQKHKDRIRHSDRSDGRYTGDLHQCLGPSCVEVARPNSKYCSEDCGMKLATNRIYEILPQRIQQWQQSPCIAEEQGRKQLERIRREQQAARMRLAEMECRFHELEGIIAKAKQQVVQQDEEVNETESEDTDLQIFCVSCSHPINPKVAMRHMERCYAKYESQTSFGSIFPTRIEGATRLFCDVYNPQSKTYCKRLQVLCPEHSRDPKVPVDEVCGCPLVRNVFEPTGEYCRMSKRKCNRHYCWEKLRRAEVDLERVRVWYKLDELFEQERNVRTAMTNRAGLLALMLHQTIQHDPLTTDLRSSKDR; from the exons ATG GAAAGTGAGATTTCTGATATGGACCAAGTGCCAGCAGTGGACAACAGCAGTGTGGAAGATGAGAAACCACCTCTGTACTGCATCTGCCGGAAACCAGACATCAACTGTTTCATGAT TGGCTGTGATAACTGTAACGAGTGGTTCCATGGACATTGCATAAACATGACTGAGAAAATGGCAAAGGGTATCAGAGAGTGGTATTGCCAGCAGTGTCAGG AAATGGATCCCTCTCTTGAATTAAAATACCGGTCAAAAAAatcatgtgagagagagatggaaccAGAGAGAGTTCAGAAACGATCCAGTGTGCCAGACTTCAAACTGGATAAGCGCCGTGGATCTAAA GTGAAACGTTCTGCACGCATGTGTGGTGAGTGTGAACCCTGCAGACGTACTGAAGACTGTGCACAGTGTGACTTCTGCAAGGACATGAAAAAATTTGGGGGCCCAAATAAAATCCGGCAAAAATGTCGACTGCGGCAGTGTGTAGTTCGTGCAAGG AAAATGCTGCGTGTTCGAGATGAGGAGTTTTTCTTGCATGAGAGGACAGAAAATAGGATGCACAGAGACGGACAATATTCAGATGATTATAATGAAGATGAGATGGAGCTGTACTCACGATACAAGGACCAGAATATG CCTTGGGGCAGTGATGAAGAAGGTCCAGTTTACAGCCCTGCCCAGTGCAAGAAAGCTATAAAAGTCAAGCATGTTAAGCGTCGAGAGAAGAAACTTGACAAAAAG AAGGAGTCACGCAGGCATAAGCAAAAACAGAAGCATAAAGACCGTATCAGGCACAGTGACAGAAGTGATGGTCGTTACACCGGAGACTTGCACCAGTGCTTGGGCCCTAGCTGTGTTGAAGTGGCACGTCCTAACTCAAAATATTGCTCGGAAGACTGTGGCATGAAGCTAGCAACCAA CCGGATCTACGAGATTCTTCCACAGCGTATCCAGCAATGGCAGCAGAGTCCGTGCATCGCTGAGGAGCAGGGCAGGAAGCAACTGGAACGAATTCGTAGGGAACAGCAGGCAGCTCGCATGCGCCTTGCTGAAATGGAGTGCCGTTTTCATGAGCTGGAGGGGATCATTGCTAAAGCCAAGCAGCAAGTGGTTCAGCAGGATGAGGAG GTGAATGAAACAGAAAGCGAGGACACGGATCTCCAGATCTTTTGTGTATCTTGCAGTCACCCCATTAACCCTAAGGTGGCAATGAGACACATGGAGAGGTGTTATGCTAAG TACGAAAGCCAGACATCCTTTGGTTCTATATTCCCAACACGAATAGAAGG GGCAACAAGACTCTTCTGTGATGTGTATAATCCTCAGAGTAAAACCTACTGCAAGAGGCTTCAGGTTTTGTGTCCAGAACATTCCAGAGACCCCAAG GTGCCAGTGGATGAAGTGTGTGGATGTCCTCTAGTGCGTAATGTATTTGAGCCAACAGGAGAGTACTGCAGAATGTCTAAGCGCAAATGCAACAGACACTACTGCTGGGAGAAACTCAGACGAGCAGAAGTAGACCTAGAGCGTGTTCGAGTG TGGTACAAGTTGGATGAGCTATTTGAACAGGAGCGTAACGTAAGAACAGCGATGACTAACAGGGCAGGGCTGCTGGCCCTCATGTTGCACCAAACCATTCAGCATGATCCTCTGACCACTGATTTACGCAGCAGCAAAGACAGATAG